A region from the Sandaracinus amylolyticus genome encodes:
- the ftsH gene encoding ATP-dependent zinc metalloprotease FtsH, whose protein sequence is MKQSHKTLLLWLLLIVMMYAIYQLVTNDPAPRQVAFSEFIADVRAGRVEQVEIEARGPNAEYTYVHVQGERREQRSTVGYTGEELNQELLEHNVRVNYVPAEQNAFLTSLLYAWLPTLFVLALFFFFMRQVQASGGKAMSFGKSRARLLNESQNKVTFADVAGIDEAKDDCEEIIAFLKDPKKFQRLGGRIPKGVLLAGPPGTGKTLLARAIAGEAGVPFFSISGSDFVEMFVGVGASRVRDLFEQGKKHAPCIIFIDEIDAVGRHRGSGMGGGHDEREQTLNQLLVEMDGFEASEGVIIVAATNRPDVLDPAILRPGRFDRRITVPRPDLNGRLGILQVHTKKTPVADDVDLDLIARGTPGFSGADLENLVNEAALLAARQDKDFVSMSDFEMAKDKVLMGSERRSMVISEKEKKTTAWHEAGHTLVGLLVPNHDPITKVSIIPRGQALGITMSLPKEDRLSTSKEWVLDRIAMILGGRIAEEVKFGQITTGASNDFQKATQLARAMVTEWGMSERLGPLAYGEREDAMFHMGPSFRNKDYSEQTAQEIDAEVRRIITEQYDRAKRLVQENIDKLDLISDALLERETIDSTEIEAIMAGQPLPPRQKIVIPRYSEKAQKAKQQRKTSIFQPRPREVPSS, encoded by the coding sequence GTGAAGCAGAGCCACAAGACCCTCCTCCTCTGGCTGCTCTTGATCGTGATGATGTACGCGATCTACCAGCTGGTCACCAACGACCCCGCGCCGCGGCAGGTCGCGTTCAGCGAGTTCATCGCGGACGTTCGGGCCGGGAGGGTCGAGCAGGTCGAGATCGAGGCGAGAGGGCCGAACGCAGAGTACACGTACGTCCACGTCCAGGGTGAGCGGCGCGAGCAGCGCAGCACCGTGGGCTACACGGGCGAAGAGCTCAACCAGGAGCTCCTCGAGCACAACGTCCGCGTCAACTACGTCCCGGCCGAGCAGAACGCGTTCCTCACGTCGCTGCTCTACGCGTGGCTCCCGACGCTCTTCGTGCTCGCGCTGTTCTTCTTCTTCATGCGGCAGGTGCAGGCCTCCGGCGGCAAGGCGATGAGCTTCGGCAAGTCGCGCGCTCGCCTGCTCAACGAGTCGCAGAACAAGGTCACGTTCGCCGACGTCGCGGGCATCGACGAGGCGAAGGACGACTGCGAAGAGATCATCGCGTTCCTCAAGGACCCGAAGAAGTTCCAGCGCCTCGGCGGACGCATCCCGAAGGGCGTGCTCCTCGCGGGCCCGCCGGGCACCGGCAAGACGCTGCTCGCGCGCGCGATCGCGGGTGAGGCCGGCGTTCCGTTCTTCAGCATCTCGGGCTCGGACTTCGTCGAGATGTTCGTCGGCGTCGGCGCGAGCCGCGTCCGCGACCTCTTCGAGCAGGGCAAGAAGCACGCGCCCTGCATCATCTTCATCGACGAGATCGACGCGGTCGGTCGCCACCGCGGCAGCGGCATGGGCGGCGGCCACGACGAGCGCGAGCAGACGCTCAACCAGCTCCTCGTCGAGATGGACGGCTTCGAGGCGAGCGAGGGCGTGATCATCGTCGCGGCGACGAACCGCCCCGACGTGCTCGACCCCGCGATCCTGCGCCCGGGTCGTTTCGACCGCCGCATCACGGTGCCGCGCCCCGACCTCAACGGTCGCCTCGGCATCCTCCAGGTCCACACGAAGAAGACGCCCGTCGCCGACGACGTCGACCTCGACCTCATCGCGCGCGGCACGCCCGGCTTCAGCGGTGCGGACCTCGAGAACCTCGTGAACGAGGCCGCGCTCCTCGCGGCGCGTCAGGACAAGGACTTCGTCTCGATGAGCGACTTCGAGATGGCGAAGGACAAGGTCCTGATGGGCAGCGAGCGCCGCTCGATGGTCATCTCCGAGAAGGAGAAGAAGACCACCGCGTGGCACGAGGCGGGTCACACGCTCGTCGGTCTGCTGGTCCCGAACCACGACCCGATCACGAAGGTCTCGATCATCCCGCGCGGTCAGGCGCTCGGCATCACGATGTCGCTGCCGAAGGAAGATCGCCTGAGCACCAGCAAGGAGTGGGTGCTCGATCGCATCGCGATGATCCTCGGCGGGCGCATCGCGGAGGAAGTGAAGTTCGGCCAGATCACGACCGGCGCGAGCAACGACTTCCAGAAGGCCACGCAGCTCGCGCGCGCGATGGTGACCGAGTGGGGCATGAGCGAGCGCCTCGGCCCGCTGGCGTACGGTGAGCGCGAGGACGCCATGTTCCACATGGGCCCGAGCTTCCGGAACAAGGACTACTCGGAGCAGACCGCGCAGGAGATCGACGCGGAAGTTCGTCGGATCATCACCGAGCAGTACGATCGCGCGAAGCGCCTCGTGCAGGAGAACATCGACAAGCTCGATCTGATCTCCGACGCGCTGCTCGAGCGCGAGACGATCGACAGCACGGAGATCGAGGCGATCATGGCCGGCCAGCCGCTGCCGCCGCGCCAGAAGATCGTGATCCCGCGCTACTCCGAGAAGGCGCAGAAGGCCAAGCAGCAGCGCAAGACGAGCATCTTCCAGCCGCGCCCGCGCGAGGTTCCCTCGAGCTGA